In Desulfatiglans anilini DSM 4660, a single genomic region encodes these proteins:
- a CDS encoding DUF120 domain-containing protein, with amino-acid sequence MAAIWTLTGSIVSGVGQAAFFTRLDWVQEQCEAKLGFRPYPGTLNIESDQESEALLGAIMDAEAIVLEPPDPQFCVGRVLPAHIGGIEAALIIPEERVNVHGSRVFEIMAPVGIKDALRLDDGDRVEVVVRAPRDDDARGAAV; translated from the coding sequence ATGGCAGCAATATGGACACTGACCGGCTCGATCGTGAGCGGAGTCGGCCAGGCGGCCTTTTTCACCCGGCTCGACTGGGTGCAGGAGCAGTGTGAGGCCAAGCTCGGCTTCCGGCCGTATCCTGGCACCCTGAATATCGAATCGGACCAGGAGAGCGAGGCGCTTCTGGGGGCGATCATGGATGCCGAGGCGATCGTTCTCGAGCCGCCGGATCCGCAGTTCTGTGTCGGGCGGGTGCTGCCGGCGCACATCGGGGGAATCGAGGCGGCCTTGATCATTCCGGAGGAGCGCGTGAACGTCCACGGCTCGCGGGTTTTCGAGATCATGGCGCCGGTGGGCATCAAGGACGCCCTGCGCCTGGACGACGGAGACCGGGTCGAGGTGGTTGTCCGGGCGCCGCGGGATGACGATGCACGGGGCGCAGCTGTTTGA
- a CDS encoding DUF3786 domain-containing protein, with product MPLSIVDLYRKVLPRTNCRDCGFPTCFAFASMVVSEKLPIANCPHLAPDLVEKVQAELDEQYAQGKWTKKDLAADALKWARERASSMTLEAVSQRIGGKITEENGGQYMEIPYFTDVIRVSERGIFRMDGAPLGRWEQVFLYNHMAQGGRTPPKGIWKALEEIPNTVSKIVSMREQVETPLVEHFRGRREDLRRAAHEAGGKDLGDSAQDADLAILFTPLPRIPVLLLFWDELPGEPFGAKAKLLFDVTVTEHLDIESIIFLSERLRQILCEAAG from the coding sequence TTGCCTTTATCGATCGTGGATCTCTATCGCAAGGTGCTTCCTCGAACCAACTGCCGCGACTGCGGCTTCCCGACCTGCTTCGCCTTCGCGAGCATGGTCGTATCCGAGAAGCTCCCGATCGCCAACTGCCCGCATCTCGCGCCCGACCTGGTCGAGAAAGTCCAGGCCGAACTGGACGAACAGTACGCCCAGGGCAAGTGGACCAAGAAGGATCTGGCCGCCGACGCCCTGAAGTGGGCGCGCGAACGGGCCTCTTCCATGACCCTCGAGGCCGTGTCGCAGCGGATCGGGGGAAAAATCACGGAGGAAAACGGGGGCCAGTACATGGAAATCCCCTATTTCACCGATGTCATCCGCGTCTCGGAGCGGGGCATCTTCAGGATGGACGGCGCGCCGCTGGGGCGCTGGGAGCAGGTCTTCCTTTACAACCACATGGCCCAGGGCGGGCGGACCCCGCCCAAGGGGATATGGAAGGCCCTCGAAGAGATCCCCAACACGGTCTCCAAGATCGTATCGATGCGGGAGCAGGTGGAGACGCCGCTGGTCGAACACTTCCGGGGCCGCAGGGAGGACCTGCGGCGGGCGGCGCACGAAGCGGGCGGAAAAGATCTCGGGGATTCGGCGCAGGATGCCGATCTGGCGATCCTCTTCACCCCTTTGCCGCGCATCCCCGTGCTGCTGCTCTTCTGGGATGAACTGCCGGGGGAGCCGTTCGGGGCGAAGGCGAAGCTCCTCTTCGACGTCACCGTCACCGAACACCTCGACATCGAGTCCATCATCTTCCTGAGCGAACGGCTCCGCCAGATCCTTTGCGAGGCGGCGGGCTGA
- a CDS encoding HAD family hydrolase: MQGERFKGRVEAVSFDLDGTLIDSIGTYITIVNQAFPAVGLPPVPREALLEAIRYGGFDWEKVLPLDIGAQKESTIETARKAILAIYRETFRRETRMFPGAAEILHEVARMGYRIGLVTATQRIFLSDKLHALRMAGAERLLEVMITTDDVERQKPAPDPLILCAERLQVEAGRMVYIGDSRVDIQAGKAAGSLTVGVLSGVEDRDTLVAEEADHILETVGDLLPLLEQWRR; the protein is encoded by the coding sequence GTGCAGGGAGAACGCTTCAAAGGAAGGGTGGAGGCGGTGTCCTTCGATCTCGACGGGACCCTGATCGATTCCATCGGGACCTACATCACGATCGTCAATCAGGCCTTTCCTGCAGTCGGGCTGCCGCCTGTCCCGAGGGAGGCCCTGCTGGAGGCCATCCGCTACGGCGGGTTTGACTGGGAAAAGGTCCTCCCGCTGGACATCGGGGCTCAGAAGGAATCGACCATCGAAACGGCGCGGAAGGCGATTCTGGCGATTTACCGGGAGACCTTCCGGCGCGAGACGCGCATGTTCCCGGGGGCCGCCGAGATCCTGCACGAGGTGGCGCGCATGGGCTACCGGATCGGGCTGGTGACGGCCACCCAGCGGATCTTCCTCTCCGACAAACTCCACGCGCTGCGGATGGCCGGCGCCGAGAGGCTGCTGGAGGTGATGATCACGACCGATGACGTGGAGCGGCAGAAGCCCGCGCCCGACCCCTTGATTCTCTGTGCGGAGCGGCTCCAGGTCGAAGCGGGCAGGATGGTCTACATCGGGGATTCCCGGGTGGACATCCAGGCCGGCAAGGCCGCCGGCAGCCTGACGGTCGGCGTTTTGTCCGGCGTGGAGGACCGGGACACGCTCGTCGCCGAGGAGGCCGATCATATTCTCGAAACCGTCGGGGATCTCCTGCCGCTCCTGGAGCAGTGGCGGCGGTAG
- a CDS encoding TIGR02444 family protein: MMDFPEHPFWDFSIKVHGHAGVHEACLAMQVDHAIDVNILFYCCWRGAAGGGPARREDLLRIMEGSSGWQNEIVRPVWTARRKLKPRFGDFPVEFTEPLRRALIAAELDAEHMEQLQIAALAPFEIDAAAADRVREADALENLTRYLFLHFEASCRAGGSAPPTVLPAGLKAPIGVLLRACFPHSDADALASLIDTSFSRPAPV; this comes from the coding sequence ATGATGGATTTTCCCGAGCACCCGTTCTGGGATTTTTCGATTAAGGTGCATGGCCATGCCGGCGTTCACGAGGCCTGCCTGGCCATGCAGGTCGATCATGCCATCGACGTCAACATCCTCTTTTACTGCTGCTGGAGAGGCGCCGCAGGCGGCGGCCCCGCCCGCAGGGAGGACCTGCTGCGGATCATGGAGGGCTCGAGCGGCTGGCAGAACGAGATCGTCCGCCCCGTATGGACCGCCCGCCGGAAACTCAAACCCCGCTTCGGCGACTTCCCGGTGGAGTTCACGGAGCCCCTGCGCCGGGCGCTGATCGCCGCCGAACTGGACGCGGAGCACATGGAGCAGCTGCAGATCGCCGCCCTGGCGCCTTTCGAAATCGATGCCGCAGCCGCTGACAGGGTGCGTGAAGCCGATGCCCTCGAAAACCTGACCCGGTACCTTTTTCTGCATTTCGAGGCATCCTGCCGGGCAGGCGGCAGCGCCCCGCCCACCGTCCTCCCGGCCGGACTGAAAGCGCCCATCGGGGTTTTGCTTCGCGCCTGTTTTCCGCACTCGGACGCCGATGCTCTGGCCAGCCTGATCGACACATCCTTTTCAAGACCGGCCCCCGTTTGA
- a CDS encoding sigma-70 family RNA polymerase sigma factor gives MGGVEGVVDGRDQDDVQVRAAQRGDRKAFEALVIRYQDRIYNACFRVMGDGEEARDCAQETFIKAYRSLKTFRFEAAFGTWLYAIAVNTCRNRLQSAAYRAKRKTVPLHAPADEDPGGCMAELQDPSLSPLEQLSRKEGERRLQRAIAALPDAPRTLIVLRDIEGLSYEEVAQATGLELGTVKSGLARARARLRENLKGEATG, from the coding sequence ATGGGGGGGGTGGAAGGGGTCGTGGACGGTCGGGACCAGGACGATGTGCAGGTGCGGGCGGCCCAGCGCGGAGACCGGAAGGCCTTCGAGGCCCTCGTGATCCGCTACCAGGACCGCATCTACAACGCCTGCTTCCGCGTCATGGGGGACGGCGAGGAGGCCCGGGACTGCGCCCAGGAGACGTTCATCAAGGCCTATCGATCTCTGAAGACCTTCCGATTCGAGGCCGCCTTCGGGACCTGGCTCTATGCCATCGCCGTCAATACCTGCCGGAACCGGCTGCAGTCGGCCGCATATCGCGCCAAGCGCAAAACCGTCCCCTTGCATGCCCCTGCCGACGAAGACCCGGGGGGATGCATGGCCGAGTTGCAGGACCCTTCGCTCTCCCCTTTGGAGCAGCTGAGCCGAAAGGAGGGGGAGCGCCGTCTGCAGCGCGCCATTGCCGCCCTGCCCGACGCGCCCCGCACCCTCATCGTGCTGCGGGACATCGAGGGTCTGAGCTATGAGGAGGTGGCGCAGGCCACCGGGCTGGAACTCGGGACGGTCAAATCGGGGCTCGCACGGGCACGGGCCCGGCTTCGAGAAAACCTCAAAGGGGAGGCAACGGGATGA
- a CDS encoding VIT domain-containing protein yields MKEKKGLMSKSGIFSDAGAQARRVGFWAAVLMLLAWAAFPASWTLPPVWGAAEGGDEAGRTLSPYFVVVNGEPGVDALPLKETRAEVDIAGVIADVRVTQVYRNEGRRAIEALYVFPGSTRSAVYAMKMTIGERVIEARIEKREAARKAYEQARDEGRTASLLEQHRPNVFQMNVANILPGDEIRVEMSYTEILVPEDRVYTFLYPTVVGPRYQRPSEAEGEGAEGWVQNPYLHEGEPAPYDFDIRVALNAGMPIREAKCGTHRVDIRYEGDSRALIRLHDTERQGGDRDFVLRYRLAGDAVHSGLLLYEGPEENFFLLMAQPPERTVLAEVPPREVIFVVDVSGSMHGFPLDVSKRMLRELISGLRPSDCFNVLLFAGGSMVLAEQSLPATAENIQKAIARIEEERGGGGTELLPALERAMALPRSEGFSRSILLVTDGYVSAEPEAFDLVRRGLGEANLFVFGIGSSVNRHLVEGLARVGMGEPFVVLREGEAAETAARFRRLVQWPVMTRLHMAFPGFDAYDVEPPAIPDLMADRPIVLVGKWRGKAEGAVTLEGLTGAGKPYRMRIPVEKARTAASCRALRYLWARQRVALLSDYNRLQPSDERIEEVTELGLRYHLLTAYTSFVAVDSVVREESGERTTVKQPLPLPAGVSDLAVGGMAPMGSAKMLSLARTTAAPQAAHEEAAPGVAGGPDRNGAAEGRNDEAVEPSIVGEKRPAEQARWAIGAITAPDGLDEAEVRRVVAGQIEVWAACLDGKGIAARKGDRVTVRFRIDPSGRVKDVSWSGLSGETEAFRRCLEQAVEACRFAARLGGETLKVEVILERMNG; encoded by the coding sequence ATGAAGGAAAAAAAGGGTCTGATGTCGAAGAGCGGAATTTTCTCGGACGCGGGTGCGCAGGCGCGTCGTGTCGGTTTTTGGGCGGCGGTCTTGATGCTCCTGGCCTGGGCGGCATTCCCGGCATCCTGGACGCTGCCGCCGGTCTGGGGGGCGGCGGAGGGCGGGGATGAGGCGGGGCGCACCCTCTCGCCCTATTTCGTGGTGGTGAACGGGGAGCCGGGAGTGGATGCCCTGCCGCTGAAGGAGACCCGGGCGGAGGTCGACATCGCCGGGGTCATCGCCGATGTCCGTGTGACGCAGGTCTACCGGAACGAGGGACGCCGGGCGATCGAGGCCCTCTATGTCTTCCCGGGCTCGACACGCTCCGCGGTCTATGCGATGAAGATGACCATCGGAGAGCGGGTGATCGAGGCCCGGATCGAGAAGCGCGAGGCCGCGCGCAAGGCGTATGAACAGGCGCGCGACGAGGGCCGGACGGCCTCGCTCCTCGAGCAGCACCGCCCCAACGTCTTCCAGATGAATGTTGCGAACATCCTGCCCGGCGACGAGATCCGGGTCGAGATGTCCTATACGGAGATCCTGGTCCCGGAGGACCGGGTCTACACCTTCCTCTACCCGACCGTGGTGGGGCCGCGCTATCAGCGTCCGTCCGAGGCGGAGGGCGAAGGCGCGGAAGGGTGGGTCCAGAACCCCTATCTCCATGAGGGCGAGCCGGCTCCCTATGATTTCGACATCCGGGTCGCCCTGAACGCGGGGATGCCGATCCGCGAGGCGAAGTGCGGCACCCACCGGGTGGACATCCGCTACGAGGGCGATTCGCGCGCGCTCATCCGCCTCCATGACACCGAACGGCAGGGCGGCGACCGCGACTTCGTGCTCCGCTACCGGCTTGCCGGCGATGCCGTCCACTCCGGGCTCCTGCTCTACGAGGGCCCGGAGGAGAACTTCTTCCTCCTGATGGCGCAGCCCCCCGAGCGGACGGTCCTTGCAGAGGTCCCGCCGCGGGAGGTGATCTTCGTCGTGGACGTCTCGGGCTCGATGCACGGCTTCCCGCTGGATGTCTCCAAACGGATGCTCCGTGAGCTGATCTCCGGGCTGCGGCCGAGCGACTGCTTCAACGTCCTGCTCTTCGCGGGCGGCTCCATGGTCCTGGCGGAGCAATCCCTCCCCGCCACCGCTGAAAACATCCAGAAGGCCATCGCCCGGATCGAGGAAGAGCGGGGAGGAGGGGGGACCGAACTCCTGCCGGCCCTCGAGCGCGCCATGGCCCTGCCGCGCTCCGAAGGCTTTTCGAGGTCGATCCTCCTGGTGACGGACGGCTATGTCAGCGCGGAGCCCGAGGCCTTCGATCTCGTGCGGCGGGGCCTCGGGGAGGCCAACCTGTTCGTGTTCGGCATCGGTTCGAGCGTCAACCGGCACCTCGTGGAGGGGCTCGCCCGGGTCGGCATGGGTGAACCGTTCGTCGTCCTGCGGGAAGGCGAGGCCGCGGAGACGGCCGCGCGCTTCCGCCGGCTCGTGCAGTGGCCCGTGATGACCCGCCTGCACATGGCTTTCCCTGGGTTCGACGCCTATGATGTGGAGCCTCCGGCGATCCCGGACCTGATGGCGGATCGCCCTATCGTGTTGGTCGGCAAGTGGCGCGGGAAGGCCGAGGGTGCGGTGACCCTCGAGGGGTTGACTGGCGCGGGGAAGCCGTATCGGATGAGAATCCCGGTAGAAAAGGCCCGGACGGCGGCCTCGTGCAGGGCCCTGCGCTACCTGTGGGCCCGGCAGCGGGTGGCCCTCCTCTCCGACTACAACCGGCTGCAGCCGTCGGACGAGCGGATCGAGGAGGTCACCGAACTCGGCCTCCGGTACCATCTGCTGACGGCCTACACCTCCTTCGTGGCTGTGGATTCCGTGGTGCGTGAGGAAAGCGGGGAGCGGACGACCGTCAAACAGCCTCTGCCCCTCCCGGCGGGCGTATCGGACCTGGCCGTCGGCGGCATGGCCCCGATGGGCTCGGCCAAGATGTTGAGCCTGGCGCGTACGACGGCCGCCCCGCAGGCGGCGCACGAAGAAGCCGCCCCCGGGGTGGCGGGCGGACCCGACCGGAACGGCGCGGCTGAGGGGCGGAACGATGAGGCGGTCGAACCGTCGATCGTCGGCGAAAAAAGGCCCGCAGAGCAGGCCCGATGGGCCATCGGAGCGATCACGGCCCCGGATGGGCTCGATGAGGCCGAGGTGCGGCGCGTGGTGGCCGGGCAGATCGAGGTCTGGGCCGCCTGCCTGGATGGAAAAGGGATTGCGGCCCGCAAAGGGGACCGCGTCACGGTCCGGTTCCGCATCGATCCGTCCGGGCGGGTGAAGGACGTGTCCTGGAGCGGGCTGTCGGGGGAGACGGAGGCGTTCCGCCGCTGCCTCGAGCAGGCGGTGGAGGCCTGCCGCTTTGCGGCGCGGCTGGGAGGGGAGACGCTGAAGGTTGAAGTCATCCTCGAGCGGATGAACGGATAA
- a CDS encoding sensor histidine kinase, with amino-acid sequence MKMFSESGKLDYHSLVINRILTTVLVSVIPMVLAVGVIFYQFRTSYQEKVRAHLTTLMKKHKERIDTFLNERLGNIRFLSHRCMLEASNQRGFMEETLAALQRDIGPIYVDLGLVDDHGMQVAYAGPYRLGGAHYADAEWFRQAMQNDYVISDVFLGLRGLPHFIVAVKKTWEEKDWVLRATIDFGAFNTLVENIRIGETGFAFILNREGQFQTKPLFEVAAASVPYKKMLSAEVREDEVQILEMKDDYGQENLYASAFLKGGDWLLVYQQRTSEAFADIRRTLNVTAIIILLGALASITLAVVRVKTMARRLEEADREKEMMNDQIVEAGKLASVGELAAGIAHEINNPVAIMAEEAGWIEDLLEDVPPDLENLPEIQRALKQIRTQGKRCKEITHKLLSFARRTDSTVREVDLREIVEEIVEISAQRARYSNATIHTEIEETLPRIQASSTEIQQVFLNLINNALDAMEKTGGRIDITGRSDGKDIVFEIADTGSGIPAANLNKIFDPFFTTKQVGKGTGLGLSICYGIIRKMGGEITVQSRVDEGTRFTIRIPVMTPIEDSKRGNGFRRAM; translated from the coding sequence ATGAAGATGTTCAGCGAAAGCGGCAAACTCGATTACCACTCCCTGGTGATCAACCGCATCTTGACGACGGTGCTCGTATCGGTCATTCCAATGGTTCTCGCCGTCGGTGTCATCTTCTACCAGTTCAGGACGTCGTACCAGGAGAAGGTGCGGGCCCATCTGACCACCCTGATGAAGAAACACAAGGAGCGGATCGATACGTTCCTGAACGAGCGGCTGGGCAATATCCGGTTCCTCTCCCACCGGTGCATGCTCGAAGCGTCGAACCAACGGGGTTTCATGGAAGAGACCCTGGCGGCCCTGCAGAGGGATATCGGGCCGATCTACGTCGATCTGGGTCTGGTGGACGATCATGGGATGCAGGTGGCCTACGCCGGCCCTTATCGCCTGGGTGGGGCCCATTATGCGGACGCCGAGTGGTTCAGACAGGCCATGCAGAACGATTATGTCATCAGCGATGTCTTTCTCGGGCTGCGCGGCCTTCCGCATTTCATCGTGGCGGTCAAGAAAACCTGGGAAGAGAAGGACTGGGTCCTCCGGGCGACGATCGATTTCGGCGCCTTCAACACCCTGGTGGAAAACATCCGGATCGGCGAGACCGGTTTCGCATTCATCCTGAACCGGGAAGGGCAGTTTCAGACCAAGCCCCTTTTCGAGGTGGCGGCGGCGAGCGTCCCTTACAAGAAGATGCTCTCGGCCGAGGTGCGGGAGGACGAGGTTCAGATCCTGGAGATGAAGGACGACTATGGGCAGGAGAACCTTTACGCGAGCGCCTTTTTGAAGGGCGGCGATTGGCTCCTGGTCTATCAGCAGCGGACATCGGAGGCCTTCGCCGACATCCGGCGCACCCTCAATGTCACGGCGATCATCATCCTGCTCGGGGCCCTTGCCTCGATCACGCTGGCGGTCGTTCGGGTGAAGACCATGGCCCGGCGTCTGGAAGAGGCGGATCGCGAAAAGGAAATGATGAACGACCAGATCGTGGAGGCGGGTAAACTGGCCTCCGTGGGAGAACTCGCAGCCGGCATCGCCCACGAGATCAACAACCCGGTGGCCATCATGGCTGAAGAGGCGGGCTGGATCGAGGATCTGTTGGAGGATGTCCCCCCCGACCTCGAAAATCTGCCGGAAATCCAGCGCGCCCTGAAGCAGATCCGCACGCAGGGGAAGCGCTGCAAGGAGATCACCCACAAACTGCTCAGTTTTGCGCGCCGCACCGACTCGACGGTCCGCGAGGTCGATTTGAGAGAGATCGTCGAGGAGATCGTCGAGATCTCGGCCCAGCGCGCGCGGTACAGCAACGCCACGATCCACACCGAGATCGAAGAAACCCTGCCCCGCATCCAGGCCTCTTCGACGGAGATCCAGCAGGTCTTTCTGAACCTGATCAACAACGCCCTGGATGCGATGGAAAAGACCGGCGGACGGATCGACATCACCGGGCGAAGCGATGGGAAAGACATCGTCTTCGAGATCGCCGATACCGGCTCCGGAATACCGGCCGCGAATCTCAACAAGATCTTCGACCCTTTCTTCACTACCAAACAGGTCGGCAAAGGCACGGGCCTCGGTTTGTCCATCTGCTACGGGATCATCCGCAAGATGGGCGGGGAGATCACCGTCCAGAGCCGGGTCGACGAAGGGACCCGCTTCACGATCCGGATCCCTGTCATGACACCGATCGAGGACAGCAAACGGGGAAACGGCTTTCGCAGAGCGATGTAG
- a CDS encoding zf-HC2 domain-containing protein translates to MTCREIQEQLSLYVDHELDAEDEAAVREHLEGCPACREALRDLELCLQAMRDMPRHSAPPGFLEGVSDRLEAGGRWKRRLEGVWELLRSKRPLEVVGVLATAVVVVLAYQVFDGRQKTLLSPPDDAVAPPRAAYERSLELAEAPVAEQVTRVRDAPPLLRLRVVKTVGPEAAGGSAEPGGRADSQAAGDGFERHTREKAARSVGAPEADVAADGLEPLSLAKVREKPPVLSQAALEEKLESAEKKPALSPDALLSAVEAAILGCGGTLIGVEPGPDHPDSRVLSFRVPAERYDALLQELRPLGRLEIQEPAGLARGAGEPWHLELILQP, encoded by the coding sequence ATGACCTGCCGGGAGATCCAGGAACAGCTGTCTCTCTATGTGGATCATGAACTGGATGCCGAGGACGAGGCGGCCGTCAGGGAGCATCTCGAGGGGTGCCCGGCCTGCCGCGAGGCCCTCCGGGATCTCGAGCTCTGCCTGCAGGCGATGCGCGATATGCCACGGCATTCGGCGCCTCCCGGCTTTCTCGAAGGGGTGAGCGATCGTCTGGAAGCAGGGGGCCGTTGGAAGCGCCGGCTCGAAGGCGTTTGGGAACTGCTGCGCTCGAAGAGGCCCTTGGAGGTCGTGGGTGTCCTCGCGACGGCGGTGGTTGTGGTCTTGGCCTATCAGGTTTTCGACGGCCGCCAGAAGACGCTCCTGTCGCCGCCCGACGATGCCGTGGCCCCGCCCAGGGCGGCCTACGAACGCTCCCTCGAGCTTGCCGAGGCCCCCGTGGCGGAGCAGGTCACCCGGGTCAGGGATGCCCCGCCTCTCCTGCGCCTGCGGGTGGTGAAGACCGTTGGACCTGAGGCGGCCGGCGGCTCCGCGGAGCCGGGGGGGCGGGCGGACTCGCAGGCGGCGGGCGATGGTTTCGAGAGGCACACACGCGAGAAGGCGGCACGCTCGGTCGGGGCGCCGGAGGCCGATGTTGCGGCGGATGGTCTCGAACCGCTCAGCCTCGCGAAGGTGCGTGAAAAACCGCCGGTTCTCTCGCAGGCCGCCTTGGAGGAGAAGCTCGAATCCGCGGAGAAAAAGCCTGCCCTCAGCCCGGATGCACTCCTTTCGGCGGTCGAGGCGGCGATCCTCGGGTGCGGCGGGACGCTGATCGGGGTCGAGCCCGGACCGGACCATCCCGATTCGCGCGTGCTTTCTTTCCGTGTTCCCGCCGAGCGATACGATGCGCTCCTTCAGGAACTCCGTCCGCTCGGGCGTCTGGAGATCCAGGAGCCGGCCGGCCTCGCGCGCGGGGCGGGTGAGCCGTGGCATTTGGAACTGATCTTACAGCCTTGA
- the uvrB gene encoding excinuclease ABC subunit UvrB: protein MFEIVTDLSPCGDQPQAIDALAGGLEEGLTHQVLLGVTGSGKTFSIAQVIDRVQKTTLVIAPNKTLAGQLYGELKHLFPRNAVEYFVSYYDYYQPEAYIPQSDTYIQKDSHINDQIDKMRHAATRSLLDRDDVIIVASVSCIYGLGSPEAYQDMLLYVERGVELSREAAVRKLVEIQYERGDLDFYRGRFRARGDVLDIYPVHEEERAVRICFFGDEVEAIQEIDPLTGKTLGHMNRVTIYPASHYVTSVEIREKAIEAIKVELGERVDAFREQGKLLEAQRIEERTRFDLEMMIEMGYCHGIENYSRHLTGRAAGEPPPTLLDYFPKDFLVVIDESHITVPQLRGMYNGDRSRKETLVEYGFRLPSALDNRPLRFEEFERKINQAIYVSATPGPYELAKAERVAEQIIRPTGLMDPVIEVRPAAEQVDDLLARIRERVDRGERVLVTTLTKKMAEDLTDYLADLGVRVRYMHSDIKTIERMDIIRDLRLGAFDVLVGINLLREGLDLPEVSLVAILDADKEGFLRSERSLIQTCGRAARNVNGKVILYADTVTESMARAIEESTRRREIQEAYNREHHITPATIRKNIDHGLWSEVEADYFTVPAVAEAAGTFRSPDEIEREIEDLTDKMMAAAQDLAFEEAAGFRDRIRALEQQAMAQMEPV, encoded by the coding sequence ATGTTTGAGATCGTTACGGATCTCTCCCCTTGCGGCGATCAGCCTCAGGCGATCGATGCGCTCGCGGGCGGGCTGGAAGAGGGGTTGACCCACCAGGTCCTCCTCGGGGTGACGGGCTCCGGGAAGACGTTCAGCATCGCGCAGGTGATCGACCGCGTGCAGAAGACGACGCTCGTCATCGCACCGAACAAGACGCTGGCGGGCCAGCTCTACGGGGAACTCAAACACCTCTTCCCCCGCAACGCCGTGGAGTATTTCGTCAGTTATTACGATTACTACCAGCCCGAGGCCTACATCCCCCAGTCCGACACCTATATCCAGAAAGATTCGCACATCAACGACCAGATCGACAAGATGCGCCACGCCGCCACCCGCTCGCTCCTCGATCGGGACGATGTCATCATCGTAGCCAGCGTCTCCTGCATCTACGGCCTCGGATCGCCCGAGGCCTACCAGGACATGCTGCTCTATGTGGAGCGGGGCGTGGAGCTCTCCCGGGAAGCGGCGGTCAGGAAGCTGGTGGAGATCCAGTACGAACGGGGCGATCTGGATTTTTACCGGGGGCGCTTCCGGGCGCGGGGCGATGTGCTGGACATCTACCCGGTGCACGAGGAGGAGCGGGCCGTTCGGATCTGCTTCTTCGGCGACGAAGTGGAGGCGATCCAGGAGATCGACCCGTTGACGGGAAAGACCCTCGGCCACATGAACCGGGTGACGATCTACCCCGCCAGCCATTACGTCACCAGCGTCGAGATCCGCGAGAAGGCGATCGAGGCGATCAAGGTGGAACTGGGGGAGCGGGTGGATGCGTTCCGGGAGCAGGGCAAGCTCCTCGAGGCCCAGCGGATCGAGGAGCGGACCCGGTTCGATCTCGAGATGATGATCGAGATGGGGTACTGCCACGGGATCGAAAACTACTCCCGCCATCTGACGGGCCGCGCGGCCGGCGAACCCCCTCCTACGCTGCTCGACTATTTTCCGAAAGATTTCCTGGTGGTCATCGATGAGAGCCACATTACCGTTCCTCAGCTGAGGGGCATGTACAACGGAGACCGCTCTCGGAAAGAGACCCTGGTGGAGTACGGGTTCAGGCTGCCGTCGGCGCTCGACAACCGGCCGCTCCGGTTCGAGGAGTTCGAGCGCAAGATCAACCAGGCCATCTATGTCTCGGCGACGCCCGGCCCTTATGAATTGGCGAAGGCGGAGCGGGTGGCGGAGCAGATCATCCGGCCGACCGGGCTGATGGACCCCGTGATCGAGGTGCGCCCGGCCGCCGAGCAGGTGGACGATCTGCTGGCGCGCATCCGGGAGCGGGTCGATCGGGGCGAGCGCGTGCTGGTGACGACCCTCACCAAGAAGATGGCCGAGGATCTGACGGACTACCTGGCGGACCTCGGTGTGCGGGTGCGCTACATGCATTCGGACATCAAGACCATCGAGCGGATGGATATCATCCGGGACCTCCGGCTGGGGGCCTTCGATGTACTGGTCGGGATCAACCTGCTCAGGGAGGGGCTCGATCTGCCGGAGGTGTCCCTGGTGGCGATCCTGGATGCCGACAAGGAGGGGTTTCTCCGCTCCGAGCGTTCCCTGATCCAGACCTGCGGGCGGGCCGCCCGCAATGTCAACGGCAAGGTCATCCTCTATGCGGACACCGTCACGGAGTCCATGGCCCGGGCCATAGAGGAGAGCACACGCCGGCGCGAGATCCAGGAGGCCTACAACCGGGAGCATCACATCACGCCGGCGACGATCCGGAAGAACATCGACCACGGCCTGTGGAGCGAGGTCGAAGCCGATTACTTCACGGTCCCCGCCGTTGCGGAGGCAGCCGGTACCTTCCGGTCACCGGACGAGATCGAACGGGAGATCGAGGACTTGACGGACAAAATGATGGCTGCGGCGCAGGACCTCGCGTTCGAAGAGGCGGCGGGGTTTCGCGACCGTATCCGTGCCCTGGAGCAGCAGGCCATGGCCCAGATGGAGCCGGTCTGA